The genomic stretch AAAGATGAGGTTATGATCATGGTCAAGAGGTAGATCAGACAATCAAAGCAATTAGGAATCTGATAATCATAATCATAGAAACACTAAAGGTAATAATCAAActttaaaaaaagaaatttaGTAATATGGTTACAAGTATTATGACACTGAAAGATTTTAGTATTTAAAATGGTAGCATCAACAAACTATTTTTGTgggaggaggaaaaaaaaaaaggaaaacttactatttTACATGTTAGTCTATTAATGATTCATCTAAAAGTGTTTGACATGTGGATAATGATTATAGTAGTCATATGACAGAAAATTTTGAGTACTTCAAGaatctcttatttttttttaatgaaaattggCTATAATATTATAGATATGAGCATTCATGTTTCAAAGGTCTTGATCtactataaaataaaaatatggtatataaattatcttaattcAAAATAATGACTGTTTGTGAAAGTTACGCAAGAGAAAAATAGCATAGAGATTCTTTTCTAAAACATAGTAATTATTAAGCAAAAGAACCATTAAGTTTGGTGCATACAGAAATTTATGGGCCAACACAAAACTCTTCTCTTAATGAAAACTATTGTTTTACGGTTtgtgtaaaaataaaaaaaaattatttttgaaaaaataaaaaaaaatggtggaGACAAATACCGATCAAGAGACAAATTTCTTTCTagaaattttagaatcttttgtGAAACTAATAGAATTTACAAGCTCCTGGAGCTTGATAATAGAATTTTGTCGACATTGAAGTGAAAtaagttgaaaataaaatttaatttgtcaAAAAAGATATAAATGATTTGCATCCAAAAGTTTAACATGGAGAGAGTTGCAATCATCTACAAAATCTAAAATAGGTGTAGATATGAATGAATGATAGTGAACCAAAGGTTGATGGCAATCTCTACAGAAGTTTAATGGAAAATTTACTTTATATTGAACACACGCCATCAGTTATACTATTCATGCTACAACTATGTAAAGTCTATGCAAAATACATTGGGtgcaacaaaaaatattttatgatgttCAAAGCGAACCATTAATCATGGGTTATGGTATCCTACTAGTGAATTTTTATCTTTTGATAGGTAGGTTTTGTTGAAGATCGAAAAAGCAAAACAGGATAATAATTCAAGGTTCTCAACACTCCCATCAGTGTACGTACTTACTTCAACGTTATTGGTACTTGGAAAACATATACATATAAGAAACAGTACACACATTCTATAAACTACAAGATTAATGAGCCAGTGCTCGTCGCAATTGCTGTGACATGAATCTATGACAACAATAAGCGGTTAAAGAATGTATCTATGGATTAGAAAAGAAGGTACTAAGCTAATCTTAAATAACAAAACAAATGAGAACAGTACGATTCATGGAGAAGCATGTTACCACATCAGCTGGGACGATGGGAAACAAAGCAAATCTGGCATCGAATTACATGGTGCTGCCGCGGGTTTGCAAGAACATCTCCCTGCCCAAGGGAACTTAAAAGAGAAGACAACAAATTGTGGGTGACTTGGCATGTGAAGGAAGCACCATCGTTACAAGGACAAATCTTATCGCTTACCTTTCGAAAGTTCATGCACCAGCACGGACCCTGCGAGCAGGAGATATATACAAATGATCCATCAACTGTTGCCGGCAGGTTCACGAAGATTTATGTCCCTGATCGCTTGCAGATTCAGAACGAACAATACAAAATGGAAATTTCGCTGAGGGCGCAACATGTTTCCCTCATGTTAAATATCTCCAACACTGGTGGCAAATGGGTTTATCTGGAACCCAAGTTTGACGTGCTTAGCCGTGCGATTGGTCGGTCAAACGGGAGTGAACGGTGCGAGTGAGGCCAGCTGGGTTGACGCGCCGCCTCGAGAGGGGGCACGTTGATGGCTGATCCGCTCGCGGCGGCTGCGTCCGACGGCGACGCGTTCCAAAGTCCAGCCCGGAGCGACGCAGATGGCGAACCAAACTCGGAAGTCGATGGGTGAGTTGTCGATACATGGAATCCCACGTGGAGGTCAGATTGGGCGGCTGGGCGCGTTGATCCCAAAGGCCGACCCGTCCACGTTACCCAAAACACCCCCCTGCCTTTTGAtttattttctctctcttctcctctcctaTTATTCTGAAACCTATGTGGACGTCGACACCGATTCCATCCGAACAGCATTTTTCGGATTTTTATTTGAGTCGGCAAAATGAGGGGTCAGTTTCGGTACAACGAGTCCTTTCGAGAACACGACCTCGACGCGTTCCCACGCCACTCCACCCATTTCCCTCCCTCTCTTGCGTCACTGCCGACCCTTCGCCCTCTTCATAAACCGCCAGCGATCTCAAACGCTCAGAGTTGTAATTGTTCACGCCCTCACGATTCACAGATCCGGATACCAAATCTTAGAACGAGAAGGTGAGAAGGGTAGGAATCGATGGCTCAGCGTGAGAAGGAGGAGGCGAAGCTCCACGCCCCCGAGACCCTCACCCTCTGCGTCAACAACTGTGGCTTCCCCGGCAACCCCGCCACCAACAACATGTGCCAGTCCTGCTTCCAAGcttccaccatcgctgcctcccccgCTCCCCACTCCTGCTCTCCAAGATCCGCTCTCCCGATCCGATCGCCGGAACGAGCGGCAGAGGAGCGGGACGCGAGGACCTCCGAGGCCCCCGCGGCGGCTGTGTCTGCCCCGGCGCCGGCGCGACAGGTGAGCCGGTGCTTCTCCTGCCGGAAGCGTGTGGGGCTCACGGGGTTCCGGTGCCGCTGCGGCGATCTGTTCTGCGGCGAGCACCGCTACTCCGATCGCCACGACTGCAGCTACGACTACAAGGCCGCCGCCCGGGCCGCCATAGCTCGCGCGAATCCCGTCGTCCGAGCGGCCAAGATCGTCAGGGTGTGAAGCGAAGAACCGGGGAGACGCGTGTGTGTCTTGCTTTCCGATCTCGGAACATCAAGTTCTAAAACGGCGGAAGGGAAAGCAGCAAACTGAGTCATGCTTTCTGCTGTGTGTCATCAAGAATCTGGAAATTTCCCCTTCCTCTCTTCCATGTGATTCGGTTGTGATTTGTTTTTCTTTCCCAGCTTTGTTTCTTCAATCATgtaaaaaagtaaaagaaaaagaaaaaatggcCGATACACAGGTCAATTTAAGGGTTCATATTTCGGTATGGCGTAACCGATACGAGGAGAAAAATAAGACGGTCCTGCGATGTGAGGTAAAGCCATCTTCCACCAACGGCGGTCCCCGGTTTCACAAGGAGAGCGAAGCAAATCCCAAACCCACTGCCTGGTTTGCGTCGGTGCACGTGCCGAATGCCTTCCCCGGTCGGTTCAAAGGGCCTCGACTGCCTCCGGGCTTCGTCTTCGTGTTGACCTGCGAATGATTGACCCGATCACGGTGAACGCTCGTGACAATTTGTACTTCCATGTGAATGAATAGATAATAAGAACGAGACCAAAAAATGGCAACCATCTCGCTGCTGGTGGACCAATCTCACTCCTTGTGGTCCCGGCTTTCAGCCAATAGCAAGCCGGGTAAAGCTGAGCGTGCGTCTACTATAATTCCAAAAACCAAAAACGTAGCCCTCCCATTATATAATTCCAGCCCGTATCTTGCGTCCTGGTCTCAGTCCTTATGGTCCCGCATGTGGCTCCCAGAGGCTTCGTCATTTTTATCAATAGCAGGCCAGGTGAAACGGTGTGTACATCTAGAAAGACAAAGCTAATTAGGGTCGTCGAGTCCTGAATGAACCAAAGACATCACGAGTCTGTCACGTGAGGCCTACCCAACGCGGTGGCGTTCCGGTGATGATACCTATATATGAGACTCCAATCTGTTCCTCCTTTCGTTCTTTAGCGGACGCAGATGGTCTCGGTAAAGATGGTGAGCAACGCAAGCGAAGGTGCAGGTGGTGAAAGCTCCACGAGAGGCTTCGCTGGTATGAGTCTGTTCGTTTCCTTGTTTTTCGAGTTTTATTTTATCGTCGTAACATTTCTTTTTCCAGGAAACACCATCGAACTGCGGAAGATTATTAGTCTGTCCATTTTCCCCGTTTTCTTGAAATCTCTCGCCATACGATTTCTTTTTTCCCGCTATGAGCAACGAATCGGTGTAGGGTTTGTTCAGTTCTTGATCTCGATCCACTTCTTGCTTGATTTTTCCTTtccctttttttaatttctttgatataGGGATTCGCGTCTTCTTAGGGGCTATGATCCGAAGTGGTGTCATTCATATTACCGAATCGTttttgataagggtaaaaaactGACTTTGACGTAACACCCCAgaattgacgtaatacacccccccacGTCGGACGCCCGATACGGCGCTCTGCCACGGAAATAGCATTAACTACGATGCGACGCACGCCCATACCCATCGTACCCGAACAACCCCCTCGGCTGACTCTTCGCAGCCGGCCGAGGCAGGCAGAGGCGCCAGCTGacacccccataccctgcggcagctcggctctccacgcaacgcccacagcGGCAACAGACGTCGTCAGAGGTACGGTCCTGCTCTggcaggatggcccatcaggtaacatcaaccccccttataaataccccccccgGGTCCACGCCACTAGGgggaaaaaaagggaaagaaaaccctttctctctctctctcaaccaagATAACATTCCCTTccgctgacttgatcgtcggaggggtcgggccgagccacctacccgacctgtgtgcaggtacccagCCACCGTCAACCCGGTTCGCCCAGGCGGACTCCTCGAGCAAGATCCTTCGCATCCGCCACCTAAAGCCCGACAAAGGGGGACACCTCTAATCCCAGGCATTTGGAGCCCAGAACCAGCCGCGTCAACCCCAAAGTCGCGGCCcgaaagttatttaccataacagattggcgctagaaggagggcccgatccaaatgtcaagcgatcagcaAATTTACCCCGGCGGATCCTCAAATGCGGAGCTCCCCGCCTTAGGGGAACGGCGTGACGAAACCCACGATGAACGTCCCGCAGCGGTGTCAGAACGCTATTGGCGGCTATTCAACGACCAGGGCTTGTCACCCCCTGGCGGCGCGCCCGCCGACTCCTCACAAGTGTCGCCTgaggcctttcatgacctcgcccaccaggtTCGAACTCTAACAAGCATGGTGCAGACCATTGTCTCCCAACGAACCCCTCCGCATGCGGCGAGGCCCTCGCAGCAACAGGAGACCCTCGCCCGGACCCACGTACCACTCCCAGAGCTTCCGGGCTCGCCTCGAAACCCCACGACTCGACCGGGAGGCAGGGAAGCCGAGGACACGGTGAGCCGCCCCGAGCCGGAGGCCCTGACTACTGATTCGACGAACGCCCTGCGGGCCCagctgcgcctcgtcagtcaaaggctgGACGAGGTACAGCAGGAGGTTCGTAAGTCGAAAGGAGAACTCGGGACGGACGGACACCAAGGatctccgttcacccccgagatacaggatcaggcgatcccgccgcacttccgcctcccctcCCTGGACGCGTATGATGGCGCAACCGACCCcgcggaccacgtggccgcttttcggGCCCAGATGGCGCTGTTCGGGACTTCAGACGCCCTGATGTGCCGGGCGTTCCCGACGACCTTGCGAGGACCAGCCCGcgcatggtacagcggcctgaagtcagggaccgtcgcctccttcgaccagctcgccaaggattttgagcttaacttcctagcGTACGCCCGACCGAAGCCATCCATGGCGTTGCTCCTggggctcaaccagaaggaggacgagcccctttctcactttgtgaaccggTTTACGACGCAAATCCGTGGATtaccggatgctcacccctctctcttgatgcaggccTTTATGACTGGtctgcggccctccaggttcttctggtcgcttgTGGAGAGGCCCCCCGTCGCGGTCCctgagatgctccaacgggccaGCCAGTTCATCGCCGCAGAAACCTGGATGGTGGGAAAGCGAGAAGAACACAGAAAGGTCAAGTCGGAACCGCCCCGACAGCAGCAACCCACCACCTCCCGGCGAAAGCTGGACAGGCCTGACCCCAGGCCCCCTCTTCCCGCCTTGAACTCTTCCCGGACGGAGATATTCCTACACGAAaaggggaaggggctgctcaGGGACCCCCACCCCATGAAGAACCCGCGAGAGCTCGCAGATCGCTCAAAGTACTACCGATTTCATCGACAGCACGGGCATGACACGGAGCAGTGTTACGAGCTGAAaagacaaatcgaggagctcatcctcagaggccatctcggccagtacctccggccgAGCAAAGAGCAGTCTCCTCGTCCGGAGGGCCTCGTTGAGCGACACATCGATGTCATAGCCGGGGGCCCCGCATCCGGAGGAAGTTCTATGTCGGGCAGGAAGGCCTACGCCCGGGCCGCCCCCGACGAAGCCTCGGGACGTgagcctgagcccgagatcaccttcccaaccggagcCGCTGAGCGACCCCACCACGACGACGCCCTGGTAatatcggccagggtagccaacgcgcaagtgagaagaatcatggtcgacacggggagctcggccgacatactctactttggcgccttccagaagctggcCCTAGCCAGGGAAGATTTAAGCCCTATGTGCTTGGCACTCACCGGCTTCACGGGAGATTCGATATCACCTCTGGGGGCCATTACCCTCCCTCTGACTCTGGGAACCCCGCCGAAATCAAAGACGGTCATGACCACCTTTCTAGTAGTCGACCTTCCCACCGCTTATAATGCCATACTTGGccggccaaccctcaacaaggtcagagccgtcgtctcgacctactaccggaCCGTCAAGTTCCCGACTCGGGAGGGGGTCGGGGAAGTCACCGGAAGCCCCCaagagtccaggcgctgctaccttaCCTCTGTCTCATTGGGCAGAAGGGCCAGGGGAGAATCACCTCTAGAAGATCCCCGGGAGGCAAAGAAGTCGGCCCCTCACCCTGGGCCGAGGGGATCCACTGCTGACATCCCCTTACGGGGAGCACGGCCGGATCAAACGGTCAGGGTCGGCTCGGAGCTACCCGAGCGGGAACGGGAACGGCTCGTCGGCCTTCTGCGGGAGAatgccgacatcttcgcctggtccccatcggacatgaagggagtcgaccccaaggtcgcggagcatcatctcaacatcccacctgacgCCCGACCGGTAAAGCAAAAACCCCGTCGCCACGCACCTGACCGGCAACGTGCCATACAAGAGGAGGTGGACTGACTCTTGGCAGTAGGCTTCATAGAAGAGGCCAAGTATCCTCAGtggttgtccaatgtagtcctcgtgaaaaaacacaatggaagctggaggatgtgcgttgactacactagtctcaacagtgcgtgtcctaaagactgctaccccctcccaaagatcgaccagctagtcgacgcAACAGCAGGGCACGCGCGCCTCTCTTTTATGAACGCCTATTCATGATACAATCAGATCAGAATGGCGCCCGAAGACAGGGAACACACggctttcctcaccgatcaagggatatacttctacagggtcatgccgttcgggttgaaaaatgccAGAGCTACATACCAGAGGacagtaaacaagatgtttgccccccaaatcgggaggaacatggaagtctacgtggacgacatgattgtgaaaagcagAGAGGCCGGGACACACCTCGCCGACCTAACCGAGGCCTTCGACACgctacgcaagttcggcatgcggctcaaccccacgaAGTGCGttttcggcgtcacctccgggaagttcctggggttcattgtacaccagagaggaatcgacgccaacccggagaaagtACAGGCAATAATCGATATGTAGTCCCCCCGGACAgttaaagacctgcagcgactCAACGGTAGACTGGTcgccctgtctcgcttcctcgcccgatcgggcgatcgctgcctccctttcttcaaggcgctcaaagacccgaagaacttccaatggacgtCAGAATGCGAGGAGGCTTTGAAACGGATGAAGCAGCACTtggccagcctccctcgactCGCCTCTGTTTTCCCCGGCGAAAAGCTGGGGCTCTATCTGGCGGCCTCCCCGTACGCGGTTAGCTCCGTCCTcgtcaaggaaagctccggcacacaactcccgatctactacgtcagccacgtcctgagtggacCCGAGGAGCGCTACCCGCCGATAGAAAAACTCGCACTCCAGGCACACTCGGTGGAAGTCGTCACCGACCAACCTCTCCGGCAGATCTTAACAAAGTTCGTTGTTGCAGGTCGGCTTCTcagatgggcggtggagctcggagaGCATGACATCAGCTACGCACCCAGGACCGCCATTAAGgcccaggcggtagccgacttcatcgtgGAACTAGCTCGGGTGGGCAAAGACCTCGAGCGAACACCAGAGActtggaccctacacgtggaTGGCTCGGCCAACTCAGGGGGCGTCGGAGCTGGGCTGGTCCTTCTCGCCCCcgacggacgctcgttcgagcgctcccttcgcttcgggtttaaagccaccaacaatgaggcgGAGTACGAAGCGCTCCTAGCCGGATTGAGGCTGGCCCTCGAAATGCAGGTGGCCGCAATACACGTCCTCACTGACTCGCAACTCGTGGCCGAACAGCTCAGCGGAGGATACGAGGCTCGTGACGCAACCATGGCCAAATATCTGGCGCGGGTAAGGGAGCTAACCGCGAAATTCCCTTACTTTACATTGTCTAACGTTCCGAGGGAGGAGAACGGACGGGCCGACGCGCTCGCTAAGCTGGCGTCAAGACGAACCCCCGAAGCGTGGTCAGAGATAGAGGAGCTTCCCGCTCGCGCCATTGAGGTAGCTACCACGGCCCCGGGCAGTGCGCCGACCACGTGGGTGCAAGAGCTGCTGCGCTTCAAGCGAGACGGAGCCCTCCCCCTCGACGAAGTCGCAGCTCGGCGTCTGCGCCGCACACATGCTTGGTACAACGAGGAAAGTGGCCGGCTGTACAGACGatccttcacctaccccctcctgaggtgtttggagcctgacgaagcccagaCCGTCCTAGCTGAAACTCACGAGGGGATCTGCGGCGAACACATTGGCGGGCGGaccctggcgcacaagatacttcgccaaggctactactaGCCAACCATGTGTCGAGACGCAAAAACTTACGTGCAGCGGTGCAGCTCGTGCCAGCAACACGCCCGCGCGCCCCGACAACCGGCGGTCCCCCTTAGTCCCATCGACTGCACATGGCCATTCGCCCAGTGGGgactggacctcctcggcccctttccacCGGCCT from Musa acuminata AAA Group cultivar baxijiao chromosome BXJ1-3, Cavendish_Baxijiao_AAA, whole genome shotgun sequence encodes the following:
- the LOC135620142 gene encoding zinc finger A20 and AN1 domain-containing stress-associated protein 11-like, which produces MAQREKEEAKLHAPETLTLCVNNCGFPGNPATNNMCQSCFQASTIAASPAPHSCSPRSALPIRSPERAAEERDARTSEAPAAAVSAPAPARQVSRCFSCRKRVGLTGFRCRCGDLFCGEHRYSDRHDCSYDYKAAARAAIARANPVVRAAKIVRV
- the LOC135620137 gene encoding uncharacterized protein LOC135620137, producing MSSDQQIYPGGSSNAELPALGERRDETHDERPAAVSERYWRLFNDQGLSPPGGAPADSSQVSPEAFHDLAHQVRTLTSMVQTIVSQRTPPHAARPSQQQETLARTHVPLPELPGSPRNPTTRPGGREAEDTVSRPEPEALTTDSTNALRAQLRLVSQRLDEVQQEVRKSKGELGTDGHQGSPFTPEIQDQAIPPHFRLPSLDAYDGATDPADHVAAFRAQMALFGTSDALMCRAFPTTLRGPARAWYSGLKSGTVASFDQLAKDFELNFLAYARPKPSMALLLGLNQKEDEPLSHFVNRFTTQIRGLPDAHPSLLMQAFMTGLRPSRFFWSLVERPPVAVPEMLQRASQFIAAETWMVGKREEHRKVKSEPPRQQQPTTSRRKLDRPDPRPPLPALNSSRTEIFLHEKGKGLLRDPHPMKNPRELADRSKYYRFHRQHGHDTEQCYELKRQIEELILRGHLGQYLRPSKEQSPRPEGLVERHIDVIAGGPASGGSSMSGRKAYARAAPDEASGREPEPEITFPTGAAERPHHDDALVISARVANAQVRRIMVDTGSSADILYFGAFQKLALAREDLSPMCLALTGFTGDSISPLGAITLPLTLGTPPKSKTVMTTFLVVDLPTAYNAILGRPTLNKVRAVVSTYYRTVKFPTREGVGEVTGSPQESRRCYLTSVSLGRRARGESPLEDPREAKKSAPHPGPRGSTADIPLRGARPDQTVRVGSELPERERERLVGLLRENADIFAWSPSDMKGVDPKVAEHHLNIPPDARPVKQKPRRHAPDRQRAIQEEVD